In Cryptomeria japonica chromosome 10, Sugi_1.0, whole genome shotgun sequence, a genomic segment contains:
- the LOC131030679 gene encoding 18.1 kDa class I heat shock protein-like, giving the protein MAQCNNGQGRRGGVVMDPLDFPPNLWDLILPIHIPVDCLETDQAHIFRANLPGLKKDDVKVQVEEECVMHISGEFKKDEVDKNDKWHHLERPHGTFSRRFRLPENAMLDQVKANMTNGVLTLTIPKVAESKLQIMPIDISEN; this is encoded by the exons ATGGCACAGTGTAATAATGGTCAGGGTAGGAGAGGTGGGGTGGTGATGGATCCACTGGATTTCCCACCCAATTTGTGGGACCTCATACTCCCCATTCATATTCCTGTGGATTGTCTTGAAACTGATCAAGCCCACATCTTCAGAGCTAACTTGCCTG GTTTGAAAAAAGATGATGTGAAAGTTCAAGTGGAAGAGGAATGTGTTATGCACATTAGTGGAGAGTTTAAGAAGGATGAGGTAGACAAGAATGACAAGTGGCATCATTTGGAGAGACCACATGGAACATTCTCTCGCCGCTTCCGTCTGCCAGAGAATGCCATGTTGGATCAAGTGAAGGCCAACATGACAAATGGAGTGCTGACTCTGACAATTCCCAAGGTGGCTGAGAGTAAGCTTCAGATCATGCCAATAGATATATCTGAAAATTAA